In a genomic window of Streptomyces roseoviridis:
- a CDS encoding cupin domain-containing protein, which translates to MSNEPIALAHALASFDALWSPRIVTRVNDYDVRVAKVEGEHVWHAHDDTDEFFLVLDGELRIALRERGGERTVVLNRGSVFTVPRGTEHRPSAPAGAAILLFEPTGTLSVGDRHDELPDHVDATTGHSLTA; encoded by the coding sequence ATGAGCAACGAACCCATCGCCCTGGCCCACGCCCTCGCCTCCTTCGACGCCCTGTGGAGTCCCCGGATCGTCACCCGCGTCAACGACTACGACGTCCGCGTCGCCAAGGTCGAGGGCGAACACGTCTGGCACGCGCACGACGACACCGACGAGTTCTTCCTCGTCCTCGACGGGGAGCTGCGGATCGCCCTGCGCGAGCGCGGCGGTGAGCGCACCGTCGTCCTGAACCGCGGCTCCGTCTTCACCGTGCCGAGGGGTACGGAACACCGGCCGTCGGCCCCGGCCGGCGCCGCGATCCTGCTGTTCGAGCCGACCGGGACGCTCTCCGTGGGCGACCGTCACGACGAACTGCCGGACCACGTGGACGCGACGACCGGGCATTCCCTCACCGCCTGA
- a CDS encoding helix-turn-helix domain-containing protein, with product MIVDENSNPFELGCATEVFGLRRPELGRDLYAFSLCSPEPRTPMRDGFFTLTGVAGLEAADTADTLVVPNRPDVEVPRRPAVLDAVRRAHARGARLIGFCSGAFTLAEAGVLDGRRATAHWQWADDFRARFPSVRLEPDVLFVDDGDILTAAGSAAALDLGLHVVRRDHGAEVANAVSRRLVFAAHRDGGQRQFVEHPMPELRDESLAPVLAWARERLDAPLAVADLAARAAVSPATLHRRFQAQLGTTPLAWLTGERLTLACRLIERGESRFEVVARHSGLGTAAHLRMLMRREIGITPSEYRHRFGPPPAGR from the coding sequence GTGATCGTGGACGAGAACTCCAACCCGTTCGAACTGGGCTGCGCCACCGAGGTCTTCGGACTGCGCCGCCCGGAACTGGGGCGTGACCTGTACGCGTTCTCGCTGTGCTCGCCCGAGCCCCGCACACCGATGCGAGACGGCTTCTTCACCCTCACGGGTGTCGCCGGTCTGGAGGCGGCCGACACGGCGGACACCCTCGTCGTCCCCAACCGGCCCGACGTCGAGGTGCCGCGCCGCCCGGCCGTGCTCGACGCGGTGCGGCGGGCGCACGCGCGGGGCGCGCGGCTGATCGGCTTCTGCAGCGGGGCGTTCACGCTGGCCGAGGCCGGGGTCCTGGACGGGCGTCGGGCCACGGCGCACTGGCAGTGGGCGGACGACTTCCGTGCCCGGTTCCCCTCGGTGCGGCTGGAGCCCGACGTGCTGTTCGTGGACGACGGCGACATCCTGACCGCGGCGGGCAGCGCGGCAGCGCTCGACCTGGGTCTGCACGTGGTCCGCCGGGACCACGGCGCCGAGGTCGCCAACGCGGTCAGCCGGCGGCTGGTCTTCGCGGCGCACCGGGACGGCGGGCAGCGGCAGTTCGTCGAGCATCCGATGCCCGAGCTCAGGGACGAGTCCCTGGCACCGGTCCTGGCCTGGGCGCGGGAACGCCTGGACGCCCCGCTCGCCGTGGCCGACCTCGCCGCCCGCGCGGCCGTGAGCCCGGCGACGCTGCACCGGCGTTTCCAGGCCCAGCTGGGCACGACGCCCCTCGCGTGGCTGACGGGGGAACGGCTGACGCTCGCGTGCCGGCTGATCGAGCGGGGCGAGTCCCGCTTCGAGGTGGTCGCCCGGCACAGCGGCCTGGGCACGGCGGCCCATCTGCGGATGCTGATGCGGCGCGAGATCGGCATCACCCCATCGGAGTACCGCCACCGCTTCGGACCTCCCCCGGCCGGGCGCTGA
- the rsgA gene encoding ribosome small subunit-dependent GTPase A, which yields MSFSTTTGSTSTDTSSLRAYGWDDAWAADFAPYAAQGLLPGRVVRVDRGQCDLVTPEGLVRADTAFVTPHDPLRVICTGDWAAVDPEGAGDPRYVRACLPRRTAFARSTSSKRSEGQILAANVDHAIITVSLAVELDLGRIERFLALAWESGAQPLVVLSKADLVPDPVGLSYLVEDVETVAPGVQVLPVSSHTGEGLDVLRAVAGGGTSVLLGVSGAGKSTLANSLLGADVMDVQAARDVDGKGRHTTTTRNLLVLPGGGVLIDTPGLRGVGLWDAEAGVGQVFAEIEDLAAECRFHDCAHESEPGCAVTAAIADGSLPERRLDSYRKLLRENQRLVAKTDARVRAEILKDWKRKGAEGRAALDAKRGRVR from the coding sequence TTGTCTTTCTCCACCACCACCGGCTCCACCTCCACCGACACCTCCTCCCTGCGCGCCTACGGCTGGGACGACGCGTGGGCGGCCGACTTCGCCCCGTACGCGGCGCAAGGTCTGCTGCCCGGCCGCGTCGTCCGGGTCGACCGCGGCCAGTGCGACCTCGTGACCCCCGAAGGGCTCGTGCGCGCCGACACCGCGTTCGTCACTCCGCACGACCCCCTGCGGGTGATCTGCACCGGCGACTGGGCGGCCGTCGACCCGGAGGGGGCCGGTGACCCCCGTTACGTACGGGCGTGCCTGCCGCGACGGACCGCGTTCGCCCGCTCCACCTCGTCCAAGCGGTCGGAGGGGCAGATCCTCGCGGCCAACGTCGACCACGCGATCATCACCGTGTCGCTCGCGGTCGAGCTCGACCTCGGTCGCATCGAACGCTTCCTGGCGCTGGCCTGGGAGTCCGGTGCGCAGCCGCTGGTCGTCCTCAGCAAGGCCGACCTGGTGCCGGACCCGGTCGGGCTCTCCTATCTCGTCGAGGACGTCGAGACGGTCGCGCCCGGCGTCCAGGTCCTGCCCGTCAGCTCGCACACGGGGGAGGGACTGGACGTGCTCCGCGCGGTCGCCGGAGGCGGGACGAGCGTGCTGCTCGGCGTCTCAGGCGCGGGCAAGTCGACCCTCGCCAACTCGCTGCTCGGCGCGGACGTCATGGACGTCCAGGCCGCCCGCGACGTGGACGGCAAGGGCCGGCACACCACCACCACCCGCAACCTGCTCGTCCTGCCCGGCGGCGGTGTGCTCATCGACACGCCCGGTCTGCGCGGCGTCGGCCTGTGGGACGCGGAGGCGGGCGTCGGCCAGGTCTTCGCCGAGATCGAGGACCTCGCGGCCGAGTGCCGCTTCCACGACTGCGCCCACGAGTCCGAACCGGGCTGCGCCGTGACCGCCGCCATCGCCGACGGCTCCCTGCCCGAGCGCCGTCTCGACAGCTACCGCAAGCTCCTGCGGGAGAACCAGCGCCTCGTCGCCAAGACCGACGCCCGCGTCCGCGCGGAGATCCTCAAGGACTGGAAGCGCAAGGGCGCGGAAGGCCGCGCGGCGCTGGACGCGAAGCGGGGCCGCGTCCGCTGA
- a CDS encoding S8 family peptidase → MRPISRTALRAATAAVLAVTVVATSAAAAPQDAPATGKRPLVGSEAARNAAERPATVTLVTGDRVLVTRDARGNPAAAALPREDGTVPLVQTRRSGPELYVYPEAATAALAAGRVDEELFNVTGLIRQGYDDAGSAALPLIAVYGTDLAAARSLPPAPRGATRGQVLESVDAVALTADKKRAAAFWADIDAPAARAASHGGLKKLWLDRKVRATLERSTAQVHAPEAWAASYDGTGTKVAVLDTGADADHPDLKGRIVAAENFTDSATTGDRQGHGTHTLSTVGGSGAASGGRNKGVAPGAALLNGKVLDDSGSGATSWIIAGMEWAVAQGADVVSMSLGNPSETDCTDPMSAAAEQLARQDGTLFVVAAGNSGPSLNTVSSPGCAPSVLTVGATDRDDSTAYFSSRGPTTLSHTLKPEIAAPGVAISAAAAGGRGVYAYQAMSGTSMATPHVAGAAAILKQRHPDWTAGRIKAALVSSADSGVPGDVRETGGGRLDVKAAVDQTVLGAPAVQGGTFHWPQDAADRTTVAVPYTNTGDKPVTLSLAVERVTGNDGSAVRTPLARLGKRTVTVPAGATVEVPLRLDPAARLDHAQYGDVTGRVIATGPGGLHVSTPFSLHVEPETVTLRVKLIDRLGKPAGGTSSLDVIGTDTATGERRFNDGAADQVYRLRPGSYFLSSFVITPDATPGATLADSLGYLGRPELKLTEDTLVVLDARKAHRLSVRTDRPSEVRAATLAFARSWDGSWLHAGSLAAGRTVRGYYASVEGEPENGDFEFGSHWRTAAPQISALTTGDGLALHPVTGSTGSDNLDGTGSARLVDAGTGTPAELTAAQVRGRIALVRFPEGQEFSGTVARDARAAGAIAVLAHRTAPGRWYPNAGFGSAALPVLAVESAEAATLSGRLAAGEVTLRWKATAKSPYVYQLAFPESGTIRGERTYRVRDAALGSTRSTYTAMGVAGGFVDFGLARRPSGLSAAFAGLEPAPAPGTRTEYYTAGDTVWEKTLCSSFPFGELMIGTPHAYRPGERRSESWYDGVVAPTAPRDATGKPVLVAERQGNLIGFADALWGDTVHHAQSGSFGDVGSLRLSRDGQELDRTAWPFGVFEVPAEPGRYTLEQRTAKIGSKVWARSTAVNSVWEFTSGLDESVYSQGIPILFPRYDLPEDGLKTLAATDGQRIGLSVTGHAGYTPAPLTSARLSYSYDGGETWTEAPVSRQGDAWSATVDHAGATGRQVTLKTELTDARGNSVTQTVVRAYDVR, encoded by the coding sequence ATGCGCCCGATTTCACGTACGGCCCTGAGGGCGGCGACCGCCGCCGTCCTGGCCGTCACCGTGGTCGCGACGTCCGCGGCGGCAGCGCCGCAGGACGCCCCCGCGACCGGCAAGCGACCGCTGGTCGGCAGCGAAGCGGCCCGGAACGCCGCCGAGCGACCGGCCACGGTCACCCTCGTCACCGGTGACCGGGTCCTCGTCACCCGGGACGCCCGGGGCAACCCGGCGGCCGCGGCGCTGCCCCGCGAGGACGGCACCGTGCCGCTCGTGCAGACCCGCCGCTCCGGCCCCGAGCTCTACGTCTACCCCGAGGCCGCCACCGCCGCCCTCGCCGCGGGCCGGGTCGACGAGGAGCTCTTCAACGTGACCGGACTGATCCGCCAGGGCTACGACGACGCCGGCTCCGCCGCCCTGCCGCTCATCGCCGTCTACGGCACCGACCTGGCCGCCGCCCGGTCCCTGCCGCCCGCCCCGCGCGGCGCCACCCGCGGCCAGGTCCTCGAGAGCGTCGACGCCGTCGCGCTCACCGCCGACAAGAAGCGGGCCGCCGCCTTCTGGGCCGACATCGACGCACCCGCCGCCCGCGCCGCGTCCCACGGCGGCCTGAAGAAGCTGTGGCTCGACCGCAAGGTGCGGGCCACCCTGGAGCGCTCCACCGCCCAGGTCCACGCCCCCGAAGCATGGGCGGCCAGCTACGACGGCACCGGCACCAAGGTCGCCGTCCTCGACACCGGAGCCGACGCCGACCACCCCGACCTCAAGGGCCGGATCGTCGCCGCCGAGAACTTCACCGACTCCGCCACCACCGGCGACCGCCAGGGCCACGGCACGCACACCCTCTCCACCGTCGGCGGCAGCGGCGCCGCGAGCGGCGGCAGGAACAAGGGCGTCGCACCCGGCGCAGCCCTCCTCAACGGCAAGGTCCTCGACGACTCCGGCTCCGGCGCCACCTCGTGGATCATCGCCGGCATGGAGTGGGCCGTCGCCCAGGGCGCCGACGTCGTCTCCATGAGCCTCGGCAACCCCTCCGAGACCGACTGCACCGACCCGATGAGCGCCGCCGCCGAGCAACTCGCCCGCCAGGACGGCACGTTGTTCGTCGTCGCCGCCGGAAACAGCGGTCCCTCGCTCAACACCGTCTCCTCGCCCGGCTGCGCCCCGAGCGTCCTCACCGTCGGCGCCACCGACCGCGACGACTCCACCGCGTACTTCTCCAGCCGCGGTCCGACCACCCTGAGCCACACCCTCAAGCCGGAGATCGCCGCCCCCGGCGTCGCCATCTCCGCCGCGGCGGCCGGCGGGCGCGGCGTGTACGCGTACCAGGCCATGTCCGGCACCTCCATGGCCACCCCGCACGTCGCGGGCGCCGCCGCCATCCTCAAGCAGCGCCACCCCGACTGGACCGCGGGGCGGATCAAGGCCGCGCTGGTCTCCTCCGCCGACAGCGGCGTCCCCGGCGACGTCCGCGAGACCGGCGGCGGCCGCCTCGACGTCAAGGCCGCCGTCGACCAGACCGTCCTCGGCGCCCCCGCCGTCCAGGGCGGCACCTTCCACTGGCCGCAGGACGCCGCCGACCGCACCACCGTCGCCGTCCCGTACACCAACACCGGCGACAAGCCCGTCACCCTCTCCCTCGCCGTGGAGCGGGTCACCGGCAACGACGGCTCCGCCGTCCGCACGCCCCTCGCCCGCCTGGGCAAGCGCACCGTCACCGTCCCGGCCGGCGCCACCGTCGAGGTCCCGCTGCGGCTCGATCCCGCCGCCCGGCTCGACCACGCCCAGTACGGCGACGTCACCGGACGCGTCATCGCCACCGGTCCCGGCGGCCTCCACGTCTCCACCCCGTTCTCGCTCCACGTCGAGCCCGAGACGGTCACCCTCCGCGTCAAGCTGATCGACCGCCTGGGCAAGCCCGCCGGCGGGACCTCGTCCCTCGACGTCATCGGCACCGACACCGCCACCGGTGAGCGCCGCTTCAACGACGGTGCCGCCGACCAGGTCTACCGGCTCCGGCCCGGCAGCTACTTCCTCTCCTCCTTCGTCATCACCCCCGACGCCACGCCCGGGGCCACCCTGGCGGACTCGCTCGGCTACCTCGGCCGCCCCGAGCTGAAGCTCACCGAGGACACCCTCGTCGTCCTCGACGCCCGCAAGGCCCACCGGCTCTCCGTGCGCACCGACCGGCCCTCCGAAGTGCGCGCCGCCACCCTCGCCTTCGCCCGCTCCTGGGACGGCAGCTGGCTGCACGCCGGCAGCCTCGCCGCGGGCCGAACCGTCCGCGGCTACTACGCATCGGTCGAAGGCGAGCCCGAGAACGGCGACTTCGAGTTCGGCAGCCACTGGCGCACCGCCGCCCCGCAGATCTCCGCGCTCACCACCGGCGACGGCCTCGCCCTGCACCCGGTCACCGGCTCCACCGGCTCCGACAACCTCGACGGCACCGGAAGCGCGCGCCTCGTCGACGCGGGCACCGGCACCCCGGCCGAGCTGACGGCCGCTCAGGTCAGGGGCCGCATCGCCCTGGTGCGCTTCCCCGAGGGCCAGGAGTTCTCCGGAACCGTCGCCCGTGACGCCAGGGCCGCCGGCGCCATCGCCGTCCTCGCCCACCGCACGGCACCCGGCCGCTGGTACCCGAACGCCGGCTTCGGCAGCGCCGCCCTCCCGGTCCTCGCCGTCGAGTCGGCCGAGGCCGCCACGCTGTCGGGCAGGCTCGCGGCCGGCGAGGTCACCCTCCGCTGGAAGGCCACTGCGAAGAGCCCGTACGTCTACCAGCTGGCGTTCCCCGAGTCCGGCACGATCCGCGGCGAGCGGACCTACCGGGTCCGCGACGCGGCCCTCGGCAGCACCCGTTCCACGTACACCGCCATGGGTGTCGCCGGCGGCTTCGTGGACTTCGGCCTCGCCCGGCGGCCGAGCGGCCTCTCCGCCGCCTTCGCCGGCCTGGAGCCGGCCCCCGCGCCCGGCACCCGCACCGAGTACTACACGGCCGGGGACACGGTCTGGGAGAAGACGCTCTGCTCCAGCTTCCCCTTCGGCGAGCTGATGATCGGCACCCCGCACGCCTACCGGCCCGGCGAACGGCGCTCCGAGAGCTGGTACGACGGGGTCGTCGCCCCCACCGCCCCGCGCGACGCGACCGGAAAGCCGGTCCTCGTCGCCGAACGCCAGGGCAACCTGATCGGCTTCGCCGACGCCCTGTGGGGCGACACCGTCCACCACGCCCAGTCCGGCTCCTTCGGTGACGTCGGCAGCCTCCGGCTCAGCCGCGACGGGCAGGAGCTCGACCGGACGGCCTGGCCGTTCGGAGTGTTCGAGGTGCCGGCCGAACCCGGCAGGTACACCCTCGAACAGCGCACCGCGAAGATCGGCAGCAAGGTGTGGGCCCGCTCCACGGCCGTCAACTCCGTGTGGGAATTCACCTCCGGGCTCGACGAGAGCGTCTATTCTCAGGGCATCCCGATTCTCTTCCCCCGGTACGACCTTCCGGAGGACGGACTCAAGACCCTCGCCGCGACCGACGGCCAGCGGATCGGCCTCTCCGTGACGGGCCACGCGGGCTACACCCCCGCGCCCCTCACCTCGGCCCGGCTCTCCTACTCCTACGACGGCGGCGAGACCTGGACCGAAGCGCCGGTCTCCCGCCAGGGCGACGCCTGGAGCGCCACCGTCGACCACGCGGGCGCCACCGGCAGGCAGGTCACCCTGAAGACCGAACTGACGGACGCCCGCGGCAACTCCGTCACCCAGACCGTGGTCCGCGCTTACGACGTGCGCTGA
- a CDS encoding DNA-3-methyladenine glycosylase 2 family protein: protein MTNTATLSATRTATTDTAPGAVAGRAGDDETRYRAVSSRDARFDGVFFFGVSTTGIYCRPSCPAVTPKRRNVRFFPTAAAAQGHGFRACRRCRPDAVPGSAEWNVRADVVGRAMRLIGDGVVDREGVPGLAGRLGYSARQVQRQLTAELGAGPVALARAQRAHTARLLLQTTPLPVTDIAFAAGFASVRQFNDTIRAVYARTPTELRAESGTGAGPRTALAAGVPLRLAHRGPYAAGEVFDLLAAEAVPGVEEVVGEPGARTYRRTLRLPYGTGIVSVDERSPGAWLEARIHLAELRDLTTAVQRLRRLLDLDADPYAVAERLGADPVLAAEVAARPGVRSPGTADPEEFALRTLVGAEGAARLVARYGTPLETPCGTLTHLFPEPSALTGHPVAGPLAAALVDGTVRLDPGADRAASAAALAVVPGVSARAAAVIRMRALGDPDVLPDAEGAPGAHPEWRPWRSYAARYLRTA, encoded by the coding sequence ATGACGAACACGGCGACGCTCTCCGCGACGCGCACCGCGACGACCGACACCGCCCCCGGCGCGGTCGCGGGGCGGGCGGGGGACGACGAGACGCGGTATCGGGCCGTGAGCAGCAGGGACGCGCGGTTCGACGGGGTGTTCTTCTTCGGGGTGTCGACCACCGGGATCTACTGCCGGCCCAGTTGCCCCGCCGTCACGCCCAAGCGGCGCAACGTCCGCTTCTTCCCGACCGCCGCGGCGGCCCAGGGGCACGGGTTCCGGGCCTGTCGGCGCTGTCGGCCCGACGCCGTGCCCGGATCCGCCGAGTGGAACGTGCGGGCGGACGTCGTGGGGCGGGCCATGCGCCTGATCGGTGACGGGGTCGTCGACCGGGAGGGCGTCCCCGGCCTCGCCGGACGGCTGGGCTACAGCGCCCGGCAGGTCCAGCGGCAGCTCACCGCCGAGCTGGGGGCCGGGCCCGTGGCCCTGGCCCGAGCCCAGCGGGCGCACACCGCGCGCCTGCTGCTCCAGACCACCCCGCTCCCGGTCACGGACATCGCCTTCGCGGCGGGCTTCGCCAGCGTCCGGCAGTTCAACGACACCATCCGCGCCGTCTACGCCCGGACCCCCACCGAACTGCGCGCCGAGTCCGGCACCGGTGCGGGCCCGCGCACCGCGCTCGCCGCCGGGGTGCCGCTGCGGCTCGCCCACCGTGGGCCGTACGCGGCGGGGGAGGTCTTCGACCTGCTGGCCGCCGAGGCGGTGCCGGGCGTCGAGGAGGTGGTCGGCGAGCCCGGCGCCCGTACCTACCGGCGTACGCTCCGCCTCCCGTACGGCACCGGGATCGTCTCCGTCGACGAGCGTTCCCCCGGGGCCTGGCTGGAGGCCCGGATCCATCTCGCCGAGCTGCGCGACCTCACCACCGCCGTGCAGCGGCTGCGCCGGCTGCTCGACCTGGACGCCGATCCGTACGCCGTCGCCGAGCGCCTCGGCGCCGATCCGGTCCTCGCGGCGGAGGTCGCCGCCCGCCCCGGCGTCCGGTCACCGGGCACGGCGGATCCCGAGGAGTTCGCGCTGCGGACGCTCGTCGGCGCCGAAGGGGCCGCCCGCCTCGTCGCCCGGTACGGCACCCCCCTGGAAACCCCCTGCGGCACGCTCACCCATCTGTTCCCCGAGCCGTCCGCGCTCACCGGCCACCCGGTGGCGGGTCCGCTCGCCGCCGCGCTCGTCGACGGCACCGTCCGCCTGGATCCCGGCGCGGACCGGGCCGCCTCCGCCGCTGCCCTGGCCGTCGTACCCGGGGTGAGCGCGCGGGCCGCCGCCGTCATTCGGATGCGGGCCCTCGGCGACCCGGACGTGCTCCCGGACGCGGAGGGCGCCCCCGGCGCCCACCCGGAATGGCGGCCCTGGCGCTCCTACGCCGCCCGCTACCTGCGGACGGCATGA
- a CDS encoding helix-turn-helix domain-containing protein, translating to MYEERPSRLDGAVVWTRLTGPADPADSGTRPVLPDGCMDLIWADGTLLVAGPDTRAYVPGSPAHAYAGVRFAPGEAPSVLGTEASALRDRRVELADLWGARAARRLADEVTGAADRAAALEALVLRRAADAPAPDPLLRAVVARLGAGEPVGAVADAVGLGARQLHRRSLAAFGYGPKTLARILRLRRALDLVARGVPYAEAAHRAGCADQAHLAREMRALTGTTLTRHTASVRSASFERSPSFERSASSVPSPSFERSPSFERSASSVPSPSSVPAASPARSA from the coding sequence GTGTACGAGGAACGTCCCTCCCGCCTCGACGGCGCCGTCGTCTGGACCCGGCTCACCGGTCCCGCCGACCCGGCGGACTCGGGGACCCGGCCGGTCCTGCCCGACGGCTGCATGGACCTGATCTGGGCCGACGGCACGCTGCTCGTGGCCGGGCCCGACACGCGGGCGTACGTGCCCGGGAGTCCCGCCCACGCGTACGCCGGAGTACGGTTTGCGCCCGGTGAGGCCCCGTCCGTGCTCGGCACCGAGGCCAGCGCCCTGCGCGACCGGCGGGTCGAGCTCGCCGACCTGTGGGGCGCCCGCGCCGCCCGCCGGCTCGCCGACGAGGTCACGGGGGCGGCCGACCGGGCCGCCGCCCTGGAGGCGCTGGTGCTGCGCAGGGCGGCCGACGCGCCCGCGCCCGATCCGCTGCTGCGGGCCGTTGTCGCCCGGCTCGGGGCGGGAGAGCCGGTCGGGGCCGTGGCCGACGCGGTGGGCCTCGGGGCGCGGCAGCTGCACCGGCGCTCGCTCGCCGCGTTCGGCTACGGCCCGAAGACCCTGGCCCGGATCCTGCGCCTGCGGCGCGCCCTCGACCTGGTGGCCCGCGGAGTGCCGTACGCGGAGGCGGCCCACCGCGCGGGCTGTGCCGACCAGGCCCACCTGGCCCGCGAGATGCGCGCCCTGACGGGCACGACCCTGACCCGTCACACGGCGTCCGTGCGGTCCGCGTCCTTCGAGCGGTCCCCGTCCTTCGAGCGGTCCGCGTCCTCCGTGCCGTCCCCGTCCTTCGAGCGGTCCCCGTCCTTCGAGCGGTCCGCGTCCTCCGTGCCGTCCCCGTCCTCCGTGCCGGCGGCCTCGCCGGCACGGTCGGCGTAG
- a CDS encoding helix-turn-helix domain-containing protein produces the protein MLGAIGLDERQESAYRALVAMGAAEVSDLAHRLSLPVGDTERALRRLESQGLAAQSSARTGRWVAAPPGVALGALLTQQRHELEQAELAAARLAQEYRAEATEPAVHDLVEVVTGASAVAHRFFQLQLGATEEVCALVTGKPIAVTGLENDAEAMAAERGVRYRVVIEREVLTQPSGLLELSAALGREEEIRIVDRVPTKLVVADRTLAMVPLTGRGAEPAALVVHASGLLESLMGLFESVWREALPLRLGAGAQVTEDEVPGPDPTDLEILSLLLAGMTDASVAKQLDLGLRTVQRRVKGLMELTGVTTRLQLGWHAYEKGWVARR, from the coding sequence ATGCTGGGAGCGATCGGTCTCGACGAACGGCAGGAGTCCGCCTACCGCGCGCTGGTCGCCATGGGCGCGGCCGAGGTCTCCGACCTGGCCCACCGGCTCTCCCTGCCGGTGGGCGACACCGAGCGGGCGCTGCGCCGCCTGGAGTCGCAGGGCCTGGCGGCGCAGTCCTCGGCCCGTACCGGGCGCTGGGTCGCGGCCCCGCCCGGCGTGGCGCTCGGCGCGCTGCTCACGCAGCAGCGGCACGAGCTGGAGCAGGCCGAGCTGGCGGCGGCGCGGCTCGCGCAGGAGTACCGGGCCGAGGCGACCGAGCCGGCCGTGCACGACCTGGTGGAGGTGGTGACCGGCGCGAGCGCGGTGGCGCATCGTTTCTTCCAACTCCAGCTGGGCGCGACGGAGGAGGTCTGCGCGCTGGTGACGGGCAAGCCGATCGCGGTGACCGGCCTGGAGAACGACGCGGAGGCGATGGCCGCCGAGCGGGGCGTGCGCTATCGGGTGGTCATCGAGCGCGAGGTGCTGACCCAGCCGTCGGGCCTGCTGGAGCTGTCGGCGGCGCTCGGCCGCGAGGAGGAGATCCGGATCGTGGACCGGGTGCCGACGAAGCTGGTCGTCGCCGACCGGACCCTCGCGATGGTGCCGCTCACCGGCCGCGGCGCCGAACCCGCCGCGCTCGTGGTGCATGCCAGCGGGCTCCTGGAGTCGCTGATGGGCCTGTTCGAGTCGGTCTGGCGCGAGGCCCTGCCGCTGCGGCTGGGCGCGGGCGCCCAGGTGACGGAGGACGAGGTCCCGGGTCCCGACCCGACGGACCTGGAGATCCTCAGCCTGCTGCTCGCGGGGATGACGGACGCGAGCGTGGCCAAGCAGCTGGACCTGGGCCTGCGGACGGTGCAACGGCGGGTGAAGGGGCTGATGGAGCTGACGGGCGTGACGACCCGGCTGCAGCTGGGCTGGCACGCGTACGAGAAGGGGTGGGTGGCGCGTCGGTGA
- a CDS encoding DUF456 domain-containing protein, translating into MGVWQLLMVATVMLLGLFGVLTPGVPGTWLVWAAMLWWSLHEQTGLAWILLVSSTGLLLLTQVVVWQLPPRRFRGVGITRRMVTYAGAGAFLGFLLVPVLGAIPGFVGGIYLSERLRLGGHGQARAATRTVMRAAGTSVLVELFACLLIVGAWAGAVIWG; encoded by the coding sequence ATGGGTGTGTGGCAGCTCCTGATGGTCGCGACGGTGATGCTGCTCGGCCTGTTCGGGGTGCTGACGCCCGGCGTGCCGGGGACGTGGCTGGTGTGGGCGGCGATGCTGTGGTGGTCCCTGCACGAGCAGACGGGCCTCGCCTGGATCCTCCTCGTCTCCTCCACCGGACTGCTGCTCCTCACCCAGGTGGTCGTATGGCAGCTGCCGCCGCGCCGCTTCCGGGGCGTGGGCATCACCCGGCGGATGGTGACGTACGCGGGAGCGGGCGCGTTCCTGGGCTTCCTTCTGGTGCCGGTGCTGGGCGCGATCCCCGGGTTCGTCGGCGGGATCTACCTCTCCGAACGCCTCCGCCTCGGCGGCCACGGCCAGGCCCGGGCGGCCACGCGCACGGTGATGCGGGCGGCGGGGACGAGCGTCCTGGTCGAGCTGTTCGCGTGCCTGCTGATCGTGGGGGCGTGGGCGGGAGCGGTGATCTGGGGCTGA